A single genomic interval of Gouania willdenowi chromosome 10, fGouWil2.1, whole genome shotgun sequence harbors:
- the LOC114470609 gene encoding uncharacterized protein LOC114470609, whose amino-acid sequence MEIDQLARGFRTRLTTTFDGVLRKALLDVMDVFESTMQDFKILMQQKEAQIQKLQGKLVVAELKQKKHVCRSDRRPKTENDTAKVQAVKPVSSSGKEPDDWCAPLGFETTPKKKEEFGCPSVRLRPLIISVPNIPIFRNEIVNCDLDFYLKSRKRRVSKRLSALKEGTNPILSRRLSPRQHPIIPIKQETSDQTNCKIQKRSEQILMGNVTQHRKNPNDKVTKRSAKKKKRRRVCQKVFISENERNMHVLFHHCCIGCRTVYQKRGSLLRHKSTCEKLNRGLAKTPVSTETQTTIKTENAPFLISSMDPDTIRSTFAKSARVSISGTMQVMKNL is encoded by the exons ATGGAAATCGACCAGCTGGCCAGAGGTTTCCGGACACGGCTGACCACGACCTTTGACGGCGTTTTAAGGAAAGCTTTGCTAGACGTGATGGACGTTTTTGAAAGCACCATGCAAGACTTTAAAATACTGATGCAGCAGAAAGAGGCACAGATTCAAAAACTCCAGGGGAAGCTGGTGGTAGCGGAgctgaaacaaaaaaagcacGTGTGTAGAAGTGACAGAAGACCAAAGACTGAGAACGATACAGCAAAGGTTCAGGCAGTGAAGCCGGTGTCATCGTCTGGTAAAg AACCCGATGACTGGTGCGCTCCTTTAGGATTTGAAACTACCCCCAAGAAGAAGGAAGAGTTTGGATGTCCCAGCGTTCGACTGCGGCCGTTGATCATCTCTGTGCCCAACATCCCAATTTTCAGGAATGAG ATTGTCAACTGTGACCTTGACTTTTATTTGAAATCCAGGAAACGGAGGGTGTCAAAAAGAC TTTCTGCTTTAAAAGAAGGGACAAATCCTATTTTGAGCAGAAGATTATCTCCACGTCAACATCCAATAATCCCCATTAAACAGGAAACTTCTGACCAAACCAATTGTAAAATCCAGAAAAGAAGTGAGCAAATCTTGATGGGAAACGTAACTCAGCATAGAAAGAATCCCAATGACAAAGTAACGAAGAGATCGGCTAAAAAAAAGAAGCGTAGAAGAGTTTGTCAGAaagtttttatttcagaaaacGAGCGAAACATGCACGTGCTCTTTCATCACTGCTGCATCGGCTGCAGAACAGTCTACCAAAAACGAGGAAGTCTCCTTCGTCACAAATCAACCTGTGAAAAACTCAACAGAGGCCTGGCAAAAACACCCGTTTCTACCGAGACCCAAACcacaatcaaaacagaaaacgcGCCGTTTCTCATCAGCAGCATGGATCCAGACACCATAAGGAGCACATTTGCAAAAAGTGCAAGAGTCAGCATTAGCGGAACAATGCAAGTGATGAAGAATTTGTGA